Proteins found in one Macaca nemestrina isolate mMacNem1 chromosome 4, mMacNem.hap1, whole genome shotgun sequence genomic segment:
- the LOC112425513 gene encoding LOW QUALITY PROTEIN: H/ACA ribonucleoprotein complex subunit 2 (The sequence of the model RefSeq protein was modified relative to this genomic sequence to represent the inferred CDS: inserted 3 bases in 2 codons), translating to MTKIKVDXDRPQAQAEACSGERNYQELLVNQNPMVQPLASRCLTQKLYKCIKKAVKQQIRRGVKEVQKSVNEGEKGIMVLAGETLPIEVYCHFPVXCEDRNLAYVSIPLRRT from the exons ATGACCAAAATAAAGGTAG TTGACAGGCCCCAGGCTCAGGCGGAGGCGTGCTCTGGGGAACGCAACTACCAGGAGCTGCTGGTCAACCAGAACCCCATGGTACAGCCTCTGGCTTCTCGCTGCCTCACGCAGAAGCTCTACAAATGCATCAAAAAGGCCGTGAAGCAGCAGATTCGGCGCGGAGTGAAAGAGGTTCAGAAATCTGTCAACGAAGGAGAAAAAGGGATCATGGTTTTGGCAGGAGAAACACTGCCCATTGAGGTATACTGCCATTTCCCAGT GTGTGAGGACCGAAATCTGGCCTATGTCTCTATCCCTCTAAGGCGGACCTAG